One window of Candidatus Phytoplasma solani genomic DNA carries:
- a CDS encoding SVM family protein (Sequence-variable mosaic (SVM) proteins are highly divergent, but recognized by the shared signal peptide region that defines them.): MFKVKKQLHLFKIILFVCLRLLFIV, from the coding sequence ATGTTTAAAGTAAAAAAACAATTACACTTATTTAAAATAATTTTATTCGTTTGTTTAAGGTTATTATTTATTGTTTAA
- a CDS encoding SVM family protein (Sequence-variable mosaic (SVM) proteins are highly divergent, but recognized by the shared signal peptide region that defines them.): MFKVKKQLFLFKIVLLVCLGLFLITNIHQVMATENSKGKQILNDKPSDKEINDFFKLVKKSQENIKQIKQKYPHLKNAPIKEIENFLFFNINQQRTNNNKKKLDLNKIPKEN, encoded by the coding sequence ATGTTTAAAGTAAAAAAACAATTATTTTTATTTAAAATAGTTTTATTAGTTTGTTTAGGGTTATTTTTAATTACTAATATTCATCAAGTCATGGCGACAGAAAACAGTAAAGGTAAACAAATTTTAAATGACAAACCTAGTGATAAAGAAATTAATGATTTTTTTAAATTAGTAAAAAAAAGTCAAGAAAATATCAAACAAATAAAACAAAAATATCCTCATTTAAAAAATGCTCCCATAAAAGAAATAGAAAATTTCTTGTTTTTTAATATAAACCAACAACGAACAAATAACAATAAAAAAAAATTAGATTTAAATAAAATCCCAAAAGAAAACTAA
- the rpoD gene encoding RNA polymerase sigma factor RpoD — protein MNFKDIIKTLNDKSNTKKEITSQIINSFIKDQNSKISYQQIEQELKKQGIKIISSSSNNSFLKITPTNENQSIINLDNIEKNSSYIDNINNEEKNTEDPLLIDEFQEKEVETKELNSLNCFIENDSKSETDLDLELDIESEFVPEDDKFTKEDISQISSDIKMDDSVRMYLKEIGRISLLSTKEEQKKSIAVFWGKKAKQKMAKFHKQEIYLSDKEIEELESQIFQAHQAKDVLVESNYRLVVSIAKRYIGRGILFLDLIQEGNMGLMRAVDKFDYQKGFKFSTYATWWIRQAITRAIADQARTIRIPVHIVETINKMALCTRKLTQQLKKKPTVEELASKMEIPVEKIRSIQYIEKKPISLEAPPRENKEDETSLGDFISDPNILSPHEYMMKEVTKKLLDEVLENTLTDREEKVLKMRYGLINGKTHTLEEIGQLFGVTRERIRQIESKALRRLRTPAKQSKLKSLYQN, from the coding sequence ATGAATTTTAAGGACATCATTAAAACCTTAAATGATAAATCCAATACAAAAAAAGAAATCACTTCGCAAATAATTAATTCTTTTATCAAGGACCAAAACTCAAAAATTTCTTATCAACAAATTGAACAAGAGTTAAAAAAACAAGGGATTAAAATTATTTCTTCTTCTAGTAATAATTCTTTTTTAAAGATAACTCCAACAAATGAAAATCAAAGTATAATTAATTTAGACAATATTGAAAAAAACTCCTCATATATTGATAATATAAATAATGAAGAAAAAAACACAGAAGACCCTCTTTTAATAGATGAATTTCAGGAAAAAGAAGTAGAAACAAAAGAATTAAATTCTCTTAATTGTTTTATAGAAAATGATTCAAAATCAGAGACAGACTTAGATTTAGAACTTGACATAGAATCAGAATTCGTTCCAGAAGATGATAAATTTACTAAAGAAGATATTTCACAAATTAGTTCTGACATTAAAATGGATGATTCTGTTAGAATGTATTTAAAAGAAATAGGTCGTATTTCTTTGCTTTCAACAAAAGAAGAACAAAAAAAATCAATTGCAGTCTTTTGGGGTAAGAAAGCTAAACAAAAAATGGCTAAATTCCACAAGCAAGAAATTTATTTATCCGACAAAGAAATTGAAGAATTAGAATCTCAAATTTTTCAAGCTCATCAAGCCAAAGATGTTTTGGTAGAATCAAATTATCGTTTGGTAGTTTCTATTGCTAAACGTTATATTGGTAGAGGAATTTTGTTTTTAGATTTGATTCAAGAAGGTAACATGGGTTTAATGCGTGCAGTTGATAAATTTGATTATCAAAAAGGTTTTAAATTTTCAACTTATGCCACTTGGTGGATTAGACAAGCTATAACAAGAGCCATTGCTGATCAAGCAAGAACCATTAGAATTCCTGTTCACATTGTCGAAACTATTAACAAAATGGCTCTTTGTACGAGAAAATTAACCCAACAATTAAAGAAAAAACCAACAGTTGAAGAGTTAGCAAGCAAAATGGAAATTCCTGTGGAAAAAATAAGAAGTATTCAATACATCGAAAAAAAACCAATTTCCCTGGAAGCACCACCAAGAGAAAATAAAGAAGATGAAACTTCTTTGGGTGATTTTATCTCTGATCCTAACATTTTATCCCCTCATGAATACATGATGAAAGAAGTGACTAAAAAACTTTTAGATGAAGTTTTAGAAAATACTTTAACCGATCGTGAAGAAAAAGTTTTAAAAATGCGTTATGGCCTTATCAATGGAAAAACCCATACTTTAGAAGAAATTGGACAATTATTTGGCGTCACCAGGGAGCGAATTCGTCAAATTGAATCCAAAGCTTTAAGACGTTTAAGAACGCCAGCCAAACAAAGTAAATTAAAAAGTTTATATCAAAATTAA
- the tsaE gene encoding tRNA (adenosine(37)-N6)-threonylcarbamoyltransferase complex ATPase subunit type 1 TsaE, which produces MSSKKIISLTKITNSFSQTKKLGFWLGKHLSYQTDKTIILLQGSLGTGKTAFTKGFIKSFGIKQLVASPTFVMLKTYFGTKQKIYHLDLYRASLSIDFCEDLLEDFNNQDFLIVEFPEDCSNYFPHFNFLVKIDFLNEKQRKITIEQAKIS; this is translated from the coding sequence ATGTCTTCGAAAAAAATAATCTCTTTGACTAAAATTACTAATTCTTTTTCTCAAACTAAAAAATTAGGTTTTTGGTTAGGAAAACATTTATCCTATCAAACTGACAAAACTATTATTTTATTACAAGGTTCTCTAGGAACAGGAAAAACAGCTTTTACTAAAGGTTTTATCAAGTCTTTTGGAATTAAACAACTAGTTGCAAGTCCTACTTTTGTTATGTTAAAAACTTATTTTGGAACCAAACAAAAAATTTATCATCTAGATTTGTATCGCGCTTCTTTGTCGATAGATTTTTGCGAAGATTTATTAGAAGATTTTAACAATCAAGATTTTTTAATTGTTGAATTTCCAGAAGATTGTAGTAACTACTTCCCTCATTTTAATTTTTTAGTCAAAATTGATTTTTTAAACGAAAAGCAAAGAAAAATTACGATCGAACAAGCAAAAATATCGTAA
- the gyrA gene encoding DNA gyrase subunit A: protein MSDQNSKLEKDILNQGKIKEVNLSVEMRKSFLSYAMSVIVSRALPDIKDGLKPVQRRILYGMKELGVYSYTSYKKAARVVGDVIGKYHPHGDSSIYEAMVRMAQDFSYRYPLVDGHGNFGSVDGDKAAAMRYTEVKMAKIAMELIKNIDKETIDFVDNYDGSEKEPLVLPTAIPNLLINGATGIAVGMATKIPTHNLGEVVDGLISYIHNKDISLNELMQHIKGPDFPTGGELLGLKNLESAYKTGKGAVILKAKAHILEEKGNKPLIIVTEIPYQVKKSVLIEKIALLVKNKIVEGITDLRDESNRQGMKIVIELKRDANAKIILNQLYKHSQLRVSFGINMVALVNRKPQLVSLKQILEAFFQFRIQVINKQKTFELKKASARKHLVIALLTILKDIQNVIQLIKNSSDAKEAQQKLMAQYQFDEIQSKAILEMSLQRLSNQETQKLISEETNLTQEIAECRSIIDSQEKKEKMLEKELLEIKNKYQDQRKTVLNLDAPLDYKDEDLIEEKTIVITITNKGYIKSMDTDLYKQQKRGGQGVAGMKIYEEDVLEHLAITSTHHYLLFFTNKGKVYQLKGYQINLSERISKGTPLVNLLSLEKGESLTSFTSVKNFDQSDEYLFFSTKKGIVKKTPLKEYRNIKTRGLIAIRLKEGDEVLTVAKTNGRQSIILASNNGNAICFNETQTRKTSRNSMGVIGMRLNEEEFLIGTALFDENSKEQSILVMTENGFGKITSVNQYRIQSRSGKGSKTIKINEEKGRLIALKTVTPLEDLIVSSDKGQVVRVSIAQIKETKNKVTQGTKIIKLKTSHKAVLVAVVPNDDSLKIND, encoded by the coding sequence ATGAGTGATCAAAATTCCAAATTAGAAAAAGATATTTTGAACCAAGGAAAGATCAAAGAAGTTAATCTGAGTGTAGAAATGCGAAAATCTTTTTTAAGCTATGCAATGAGTGTAATTGTTTCTCGAGCCTTACCAGATATTAAAGATGGTTTAAAGCCGGTTCAAAGACGTATTTTATATGGAATGAAAGAATTAGGTGTTTATAGTTATACTAGTTATAAAAAAGCAGCTCGTGTTGTTGGGGATGTGATAGGTAAATATCATCCTCATGGTGATTCTAGTATTTATGAAGCTATGGTAAGAATGGCTCAAGATTTTAGCTATCGTTATCCTTTAGTTGATGGTCATGGTAATTTTGGTTCCGTTGATGGCGATAAAGCAGCTGCTATGCGTTATACTGAAGTTAAAATGGCTAAAATTGCAATGGAATTAATTAAAAACATTGATAAAGAAACTATTGATTTTGTTGATAATTATGACGGTAGCGAAAAAGAGCCTTTAGTTTTGCCAACAGCGATTCCTAATTTGTTAATTAACGGTGCTACTGGGATTGCTGTTGGGATGGCAACTAAAATTCCCACTCACAATTTAGGTGAAGTAGTTGACGGTTTAATCAGTTATATCCATAATAAAGATATTTCTCTAAATGAATTAATGCAACACATCAAAGGACCTGATTTTCCCACTGGCGGAGAACTTTTGGGCTTAAAAAATCTTGAAAGTGCTTACAAAACTGGAAAAGGAGCAGTTATTCTCAAAGCTAAAGCTCATATTTTAGAAGAAAAAGGCAACAAACCTTTGATTATTGTGACAGAAATCCCTTATCAAGTTAAAAAAAGTGTTTTAATTGAAAAAATAGCTCTTTTAGTTAAAAATAAAATTGTTGAAGGAATTACCGATTTAAGAGACGAATCCAACCGTCAAGGGATGAAAATAGTTATTGAATTAAAAAGAGATGCCAATGCTAAAATTATTTTAAATCAACTATATAAACATTCACAATTAAGAGTATCTTTCGGGATTAACATGGTTGCTTTAGTTAATAGAAAGCCCCAATTAGTTTCTTTAAAACAAATTTTAGAAGCTTTTTTTCAATTTAGAATTCAAGTTATTAACAAACAAAAGACTTTTGAACTAAAAAAAGCTAGTGCAAGAAAACATTTAGTTATCGCTCTTTTAACTATTTTAAAAGATATCCAAAATGTTATTCAATTAATTAAAAATTCTTCGGATGCCAAAGAAGCCCAGCAAAAATTAATGGCTCAATATCAATTTGATGAAATTCAAAGTAAAGCTATTTTAGAAATGAGTTTACAAAGATTATCTAACCAAGAAACACAAAAATTAATTTCTGAAGAAACTAATTTAACACAAGAAATTGCTGAATGTCGAAGTATTATTGATTCTCAGGAAAAAAAAGAAAAAATGTTAGAAAAAGAACTTTTAGAAATTAAAAATAAATATCAAGATCAAAGAAAAACAGTTCTTAATTTGGATGCCCCTTTAGATTATAAAGATGAAGATTTAATTGAAGAAAAAACAATTGTCATTACAATAACCAATAAAGGTTACATTAAAAGTATGGATACTGACCTTTACAAACAACAAAAAAGAGGCGGTCAAGGTGTTGCTGGAATGAAAATATATGAAGAAGATGTCCTCGAACATTTAGCGATCACTTCCACTCACCATTATCTTTTGTTTTTCACTAACAAAGGCAAAGTTTATCAATTAAAAGGATATCAAATTAATTTAAGTGAAAGAATTTCTAAAGGAACTCCTTTGGTTAATTTACTCTCTTTAGAAAAAGGAGAATCTTTAACTTCTTTTACTAGTGTTAAAAATTTTGATCAATCAGACGAATATTTATTTTTCTCCACTAAAAAAGGGATAGTTAAAAAAACCCCTTTAAAAGAATATCGTAATATTAAAACAAGAGGCTTAATTGCCATCCGTTTAAAAGAAGGTGATGAAGTTCTTACAGTTGCCAAAACTAATGGTCGTCAAAGCATTATTTTAGCATCTAACAACGGTAATGCTATTTGTTTCAACGAAACTCAAACCAGAAAAACTAGTCGTAACAGTATGGGCGTTATTGGGATGCGTTTAAACGAAGAGGAGTTTTTAATTGGAACTGCTTTATTCGATGAAAATTCCAAAGAACAAAGTATTTTGGTAATGACTGAAAACGGCTTTGGAAAAATTACAAGCGTTAATCAATATCGGATTCAATCACGTAGCGGCAAAGGTTCTAAAACTATCAAAATCAATGAAGAAAAAGGAAGACTGATTGCCTTAAAAACAGTTACCCCTTTAGAAGATTTAATTGTTTCTTCTGATAAAGGACAAGTTGTAAGGGTGTCAATTGCTCAAATCAAAGAAACTAAAAATAAAGTCACCCAAGGAACAAAAATTATTAAATTAAAAACCTCTCATAAAGCTGTTTTAGTCGCAGTTGTTCCAAATGATGATTCTTTAAAAATCAATGATTAA
- a CDS encoding class I SAM-dependent methyltransferase, translating into MKRIPFIATLTKNYNTVLDIGADHGWVLKKAFQKGYIKKAIASDLRVKPLLQCQKNLKNYPVTFCLSDGFQNINQDFDLALICGMGTHTIIKIMEQAPDKSKHFLLGTQSKYYFLKQWLRENNFIILEENHLFDKFLYSFLKVTGINKI; encoded by the coding sequence ATGAAACGCATCCCCTTTATTGCCACTTTAACTAAAAATTATAATACTGTTTTAGATATTGGTGCTGATCATGGTTGGGTTTTGAAAAAAGCTTTCCAAAAAGGTTATATCAAAAAGGCGATCGCTTCTGATTTAAGAGTTAAACCTTTATTGCAATGTCAAAAAAATCTTAAAAATTATCCTGTAACTTTTTGTTTAAGTGATGGTTTTCAAAATATCAATCAAGATTTTGATTTAGCTTTAATTTGTGGTATGGGCACGCATACTATTATCAAAATCATGGAACAAGCCCCCGATAAAAGCAAGCATTTTTTATTAGGAACTCAAAGTAAATATTATTTTTTAAAACAATGGTTAAGAGAAAATAATTTCATCATTTTAGAGGAAAATCATTTATTTGATAAATTTTTATATTCTTTTTTAAAAGTAACTGGGATAAATAAAATTTAA
- a CDS encoding SVM family protein (Sequence-variable mosaic (SVM) proteins are highly divergent, but recognized by the shared signal peptide region that defines them.), giving the protein MFKVKKQLFLFKIVLLVCLGLFLITNIHQVMAMDNYNLNDQNAINNKIYQLSLKKENLSKKILHCDKLNLNTMNLKQQLKILDQTIEKLYQRLSVINTLKYINEKIWRYSYERNQVAIKILSRTYQDTTIEELNNKYQEIIQKINNLREKYINLQYKLNEFH; this is encoded by the coding sequence ATGTTTAAAGTAAAAAAACAATTATTTTTATTTAAAATAGTTTTATTAGTTTGTTTAGGGTTATTTTTAATTACTAATATTCATCAAGTCATGGCGATGGATAATTATAATTTAAATGATCAAAATGCAATAAATAATAAAATATATCAACTTTCATTAAAAAAAGAAAACTTATCTAAGAAAATTTTACATTGTGATAAACTTAATTTAAATACTATGAATTTAAAACAACAATTAAAAATTTTAGATCAAACAATTGAAAAACTTTATCAAAGACTTTCTGTTATCAATACTTTAAAATATATAAATGAAAAAATTTGGCGTTATTCATACGAACGCAATCAAGTAGCTATAAAAATTTTAAGTAGAACATATCAAGATACAACAATAGAAGAACTTAATAATAAATATCAAGAAATAATTCAAAAAATTAATAATTTGAGAGAAAAATATATTAATTTACAATACAAATTAAATGAATTTCATTAA
- the tsaB gene encoding tRNA (adenosine(37)-N6)-threonylcarbamoyltransferase complex dimerization subunit type 1 TsaB, with translation MTQKNILILDTSTKSQIVIFSRNHQIKTLQQKLFCKDYVATIIPLIDKVLQANKVTLKEIDTLIVGVGPGSYTGSRVAVLTAKMLSLSLQVPLYRISSLLLLSSGYDFSSLTPLIDARNNSSFALSLKNNQICLKEDRYELPFLQTFPNHLLITPETIKISLPCVYQLMTKVSNPHLLVPNYLLQTQAQRNLKKDNS, from the coding sequence ATGACCCAAAAAAATATTTTAATTTTAGATACTTCTACCAAAAGTCAAATAGTAATTTTTTCAAGAAACCATCAAATTAAAACTTTGCAACAAAAACTCTTTTGTAAGGATTACGTTGCCACCATTATTCCTTTAATTGACAAAGTTTTGCAAGCTAATAAAGTTACTTTAAAAGAAATTGACACTTTAATTGTTGGTGTGGGACCTGGTTCTTATACAGGTTCAAGAGTAGCTGTGCTAACAGCTAAAATGCTTTCTTTAAGCTTACAAGTTCCTTTATATCGAATCAGTAGTTTACTCCTTTTATCTAGTGGTTATGATTTTTCATCCCTAACCCCTTTAATTGATGCTAGAAATAACTCTTCTTTTGCTCTAAGCCTTAAAAATAACCAAATTTGTTTAAAAGAAGATCGTTATGAGTTACCTTTTTTGCAAACTTTTCCGAATCATTTATTAATTACTCCTGAAACAATTAAAATTTCTCTTCCTTGTGTTTATCAGTTGATGACAAAAGTATCTAATCCTCATTTATTAGTTCCTAATTACCTTCTTCAAACCCAAGCACAACGTAATTTAAAAAAAGATAATAGTTAA
- a CDS encoding DNA topoisomerase subunit B — MKNYNADSIHILEGLEAVRKRPGMYIGSTAAKGLHHLVWEIIDNSIDEALAGFANEITLEVLPGEVISVTDNGRGIPVGIHPKTGKPAVETILTTLHAGGKFDNSSYKVSGGLHGVGASVVNALSSWFSVEIHLDKKIYYQKYEKGITVTPLEIIGKTNRQGTIIKFLADSSIFQETTVYDLKTLKARMQQLSFLNKGLKLNLIDQRQEQPISFSFYHEKGLQDYLNFVNHSHLQKPFHEVFYLEKELPNLVLEIVFEYTINHNEKNNQEDEQIIKNYTQAQKIYSFVNNIHTHEGGTHEEGFKLALSRNLSKYAKEFNLLKKDESLLSEDILEGITAIISLKHQDPQFEGQTKAKLGNVEVRQIISQVFGEFLEKFLLENPFDARKIIDKCLLSANARLAAKRAREIVRNKPLDSLGFASKLADCRSKDPYVSELYIVEGDSAGGSAKQGRDSHFQAILPLRGKVLNVEKTKSSKILANKEIKSLIQAIGIGININKEKGINLDKLRYHKIIIMTDADVDGAHIRTLLLTFFFRNFKVLIEKGYIYFARPPLYKYQKGKNITYFYEEKDKLVFAMKKNIKDGFQRYKGLGEMNPNQLWETTMNPKTRTLLQASLSVLHQEKTIQRDDSTFNILMGKKVFPRKAFILDNALEAVLDV, encoded by the coding sequence TTGAAAAATTATAATGCAGATAGTATTCACATTTTAGAAGGTTTAGAGGCGGTTCGCAAAAGACCAGGAATGTATATTGGCTCTACCGCTGCCAAAGGATTACATCATTTAGTTTGGGAAATTATTGATAATTCAATTGATGAAGCTTTAGCTGGTTTTGCTAATGAAATCACTTTAGAAGTTTTGCCAGGAGAAGTTATTAGTGTTACCGATAATGGTAGAGGCATTCCTGTAGGAATTCACCCTAAAACCGGAAAACCAGCGGTTGAAACTATTTTAACCACTTTACATGCAGGGGGAAAATTCGATAACTCTTCTTATAAAGTTTCTGGTGGTTTACATGGGGTAGGTGCTTCAGTTGTAAACGCTTTATCTAGTTGGTTTAGTGTTGAAATTCATTTGGATAAAAAAATCTATTATCAAAAATATGAAAAAGGGATTACCGTCACCCCTTTAGAAATTATTGGCAAAACCAACCGTCAAGGAACGATTATTAAATTTTTAGCTGATTCTTCAATTTTTCAAGAAACTACTGTTTATGATTTAAAAACTTTAAAAGCTCGAATGCAACAATTATCTTTTTTAAATAAAGGTCTTAAATTAAATTTAATCGATCAAAGACAAGAACAACCTATCAGCTTTAGTTTTTATCATGAAAAAGGGTTACAAGATTATCTTAATTTTGTTAATCACTCTCATCTTCAAAAACCTTTTCATGAAGTTTTTTATTTAGAAAAAGAACTTCCTAATTTGGTTTTAGAAATTGTTTTTGAATATACTATTAATCACAATGAAAAAAACAACCAAGAAGATGAACAAATAATTAAAAATTATACTCAAGCTCAAAAAATTTATTCTTTCGTCAATAACATTCACACCCACGAAGGTGGCACACACGAAGAAGGATTCAAATTAGCTTTAAGCCGTAATTTATCTAAATATGCTAAGGAATTTAATCTTTTAAAAAAAGATGAAAGTTTGTTAAGTGAAGATATTTTAGAAGGAATTACAGCTATTATTTCTTTGAAACATCAAGATCCTCAATTTGAAGGACAAACTAAAGCTAAATTAGGTAATGTTGAAGTAAGACAAATTATTTCGCAAGTTTTTGGCGAGTTTTTAGAAAAATTTTTATTAGAAAATCCTTTTGATGCTAGAAAAATTATTGATAAATGCTTACTTTCTGCCAACGCTAGATTAGCAGCTAAAAGAGCGCGTGAAATTGTAAGAAATAAACCACTTGATTCTTTGGGTTTTGCTTCTAAATTGGCTGATTGTCGCAGTAAAGATCCTTATGTTTCTGAATTGTATATTGTTGAAGGAGATTCTGCTGGTGGTTCTGCTAAACAAGGTAGAGATTCACACTTTCAAGCTATTTTACCTTTGAGAGGAAAAGTCTTGAATGTTGAAAAAACTAAATCTTCCAAAATTTTAGCCAACAAAGAAATTAAATCCTTAATTCAAGCAATTGGCATAGGTATTAATATTAACAAAGAAAAAGGAATAAACCTTGATAAACTTCGTTATCATAAAATTATTATTATGACTGATGCTGATGTTGATGGCGCTCACATTCGAACCTTACTTTTAACTTTCTTTTTCAGAAATTTTAAGGTTTTAATTGAAAAAGGTTATATTTATTTTGCAAGACCTCCTCTATATAAATATCAAAAAGGAAAAAACATTACTTATTTTTATGAAGAAAAAGATAAACTTGTTTTTGCCATGAAAAAAAATATTAAAGATGGTTTTCAAAGATATAAAGGGTTAGGTGAAATGAACCCTAATCAACTTTGGGAAACTACGATGAATCCTAAAACAAGAACTCTTTTGCAAGCTTCTTTAAGTGTTTTACATCAAGAAAAAACTATCCAAAGAGATGACTCAACTTTTAATATCTTAATGGGTAAAAAAGTTTTTCCAAGAAAAGCATTCATTTTAGATAATGCTTTAGAAGCAGTCTTAGATGTTTAA